Proteins encoded by one window of Musa acuminata AAA Group cultivar baxijiao chromosome BXJ2-9, Cavendish_Baxijiao_AAA, whole genome shotgun sequence:
- the LOC103998012 gene encoding uncharacterized protein LOC103998012 isoform X1, translated as MSLRDPQQRQQTVFSGADLSSSASIDDEEDENGGSSSNGSDASLPSAPAPRPAAEQARRWRDVFWLGVFVLHLLALGVGLTILGINRFSRADRLNIDRFTNITGRINSSQAAFFEQQPVELTETYWPFYGVAGGAAVLLAWAWLSLLGSRASQMMKVSIHGLTTYLAVISVLCFWTEHFFWGVAFAVGAALQFLYVMSVLDRFPFTMLVLQKAVKMVWDLPEVMHVAYAFMIIMLCWMALWSFGISGVIASSMDDSGRWWLLVVFSVSLFWTGAVFCNTVHVIVSGMVFLVLMHGSRSAASMPAKPLLKSLRYAVTTSFGSICYGSLFTAAIRTLRWEIRGFRSKIGSNECLLCCVDFLFHLVETLVRFFNKYAYVEIAVSGKGFNPSARDAWELFQSTGIEALVAYDCSGAVLLMVIVLGGLISGTCTGVWTWFKRSDKVIMVGSTAILMGMILLGLAVVVVESAVTSIYVCYAEDPSLIQRWDAEFFDQMSEALHQRLQYRSARAREVMNHSLDQLSDTPPPI; from the exons atGAGCCTCAGAGACCCGCAGCAGCGGCAGCAGACGGTCTTCTCCGGCGCCGatctctcctcctccgcctcgatTGACGATGAGGAAGACGAG AACGGAGGTAGCAGCAGCAACGGGAGCGACGCCTCGCTGCCGTCGGCCCCGGCGCCAAGGCCGGCAGCGGAGCAGGCGAGGCGCTGGCGGGACGTGTTCTGGCTCGGCGTGTTTGTCCTCCACCTGCTCGCTCTCGGCGTCGGGCTCACCATCCTTGGTATTAACCGCTTCAGCCGCGCCGACCGGCTCAACATCGACCGGTTCACCAACATCACCGGCAGGATTAACTCTAGCCAGGCTGCCTTTTTCGAGCAGCAGCCGGTGGAGCTTACGGAGACCTATTGGCCGTTCTATGGGGTGGCTGGTGGGGCGGCGGTGCTCTTGGCGTGGGCGTGGCTGTCGCTGTTGGGGAGTCGAGCGAGCCAGATGATGAAGGTGTCGATCCACGGGCTCACTACCTATCTTGCTGTGATCAGCGTCTTGTGCTTCTGGACCGAACACTTTTTCTGGGGCGTGGCCTTCGCCGTCGGGGCGGCACTGCAGTTCTTGTATGTCATGTCGGTGTTGGATAG GTTTCCTTTCACAATGCTAGTGTTGCAAAAGGCTGTGAAAATGGTCTGGGACCTTCCTGAAGTTATGCATGTAGCCTATGCTTTTATGATAATTATGCTTTGTTGGATGGCATTATGGTCATTTGGAATATCTGGGGTTATTGCTTCAAGCATGGATGATAGTGGACGCTGGTGGCTCCTTGTG GTTTTTTCTGTCAGTTTATTTTGGACTGGTGCTGTCTTTTGCAACACAGTTCATGTTATTGTGTCTGGCATGGTCTTCCTTGTTCTCATGCATGGTAGCAGAAGTGCAGCATCAATGCCTGCAAAACCACTTTTGAAGTCCCTTCGTTACGCTGTAACAACTTCTTTTGGTAGCATTTGCTATGGTTCACTTTTTACAGCTGCCATCCGTACATTGCGATGGGAG ATTCGGGGATTTCGCTCAAAGATTGGCAGCAACGAGTGTCTTCTTTGCTGTGTTGATTTCTTGTTTCACCTAGTGGAGACTCTAGTCCGTTTCTTCAACAAGTATGCTTATGTCGAG ATAGCAGTTAGTGGTAAAGGCTTCAATCCCTCAGCTAGAGATGCCTGGGAGCTTTTCCAGTCCACTGGCATTGAAGCTCTTGTTGCCTACGATTGTTCGGGTGCAGTCCTTCTGATGGTCATTGTTTTGggtgggctgatttctggaacgtGCACAGGAGTTTGGACATGGTTCAAAAGGAGTGATAAAGTGATTATGGTTGGTTCGACTGCCATTTTGATGGGAATGATCCTG TTAGggttggcggtggtggtggtggaaagtGCAGTGACATCCATATATGTCTGTTATGCAGAGGATCCCTCGTTGATACAGAGATGGGATGCTGAATTCTTCGACCAGATGTCAGAAGCATTGCACCAGAGACTACAATACCGAAGTGCCAGAGCTAGAGAAGTGATGAACCACTCACTCGATCAGTTGTCAGATACACCACCTCCTATTTAA
- the LOC103998012 gene encoding uncharacterized protein LOC103998012 isoform X2, producing MSLRDPQQRQQTVFSGADLSSSASIDDEEDENGGSSSNGSDASLPSAPAPRPAAEQARRWRDVFWLGVFVLHLLALGVGLTILGINRFSRADRLNIDRFTNITGRINSSQAAFFEQQPVELTETYWPFYGVAGGAAVLLAWAWLSLLGSRASQMMKVSIHGLTTYLAVISVLCFWTEHFFWGVAFAVGAALQFLYVMSVLDRFPFTMLVLQKAVKMVWDLPEVMHVAYAFMIIMLCWMALWSFGISGVIASSMDDSGRWWLLVVFSVSLFWTGAVFCNTVHVIVSGMVFLVLMHGSRSAASMPAKPLLKSLRYAVTTSFGSICYGSLFTAAIRTLRWEIRGFRSKIGSNECLLCCVDFLFHLVETLVRFFNKYAYVEGLMLESCKDFSLEKEGKEDFILLLEFSPHEKQRGKVFKLPSFLKGQNMDLIFFYFSVNKPHLHKYASLSDS from the exons atGAGCCTCAGAGACCCGCAGCAGCGGCAGCAGACGGTCTTCTCCGGCGCCGatctctcctcctccgcctcgatTGACGATGAGGAAGACGAG AACGGAGGTAGCAGCAGCAACGGGAGCGACGCCTCGCTGCCGTCGGCCCCGGCGCCAAGGCCGGCAGCGGAGCAGGCGAGGCGCTGGCGGGACGTGTTCTGGCTCGGCGTGTTTGTCCTCCACCTGCTCGCTCTCGGCGTCGGGCTCACCATCCTTGGTATTAACCGCTTCAGCCGCGCCGACCGGCTCAACATCGACCGGTTCACCAACATCACCGGCAGGATTAACTCTAGCCAGGCTGCCTTTTTCGAGCAGCAGCCGGTGGAGCTTACGGAGACCTATTGGCCGTTCTATGGGGTGGCTGGTGGGGCGGCGGTGCTCTTGGCGTGGGCGTGGCTGTCGCTGTTGGGGAGTCGAGCGAGCCAGATGATGAAGGTGTCGATCCACGGGCTCACTACCTATCTTGCTGTGATCAGCGTCTTGTGCTTCTGGACCGAACACTTTTTCTGGGGCGTGGCCTTCGCCGTCGGGGCGGCACTGCAGTTCTTGTATGTCATGTCGGTGTTGGATAG GTTTCCTTTCACAATGCTAGTGTTGCAAAAGGCTGTGAAAATGGTCTGGGACCTTCCTGAAGTTATGCATGTAGCCTATGCTTTTATGATAATTATGCTTTGTTGGATGGCATTATGGTCATTTGGAATATCTGGGGTTATTGCTTCAAGCATGGATGATAGTGGACGCTGGTGGCTCCTTGTG GTTTTTTCTGTCAGTTTATTTTGGACTGGTGCTGTCTTTTGCAACACAGTTCATGTTATTGTGTCTGGCATGGTCTTCCTTGTTCTCATGCATGGTAGCAGAAGTGCAGCATCAATGCCTGCAAAACCACTTTTGAAGTCCCTTCGTTACGCTGTAACAACTTCTTTTGGTAGCATTTGCTATGGTTCACTTTTTACAGCTGCCATCCGTACATTGCGATGGGAG ATTCGGGGATTTCGCTCAAAGATTGGCAGCAACGAGTGTCTTCTTTGCTGTGTTGATTTCTTGTTTCACCTAGTGGAGACTCTAGTCCGTTTCTTCAACAAGTATGCTTATGTCGAG GGCCTTATGCTAGAATCATGTAAGGACTTTTCCTTGgaaaaagaagggaaagaagacTTCATTTTGTTGTTGGAATTTTCACCTCATGAAAAACAGAGGGGCAAAGTGTTCAAGTTACCTTCATTCTTAAAAGGTCAAAACATggatcttatttttttttatttctcagtGAACAAGCCACATTTGCacaaatatgcaagtttgtcagATTCCTAG